The following are encoded together in the Lathyrus oleraceus cultivar Zhongwan6 chromosome 3, CAAS_Psat_ZW6_1.0, whole genome shotgun sequence genome:
- the LOC127132263 gene encoding zinc finger A20 and AN1 domain-containing stress-associated protein 6-like yields the protein MVPLLCVNGCGFYGSSSNNNLCSKCYNDYLKENIEKSNDESFVFESTSSCSSMTPNTDSICEAMAATSLTDNQNIKTEKNRCKSCNKKVGLLGFNCRCGNVFCKMHRYPEEHACKVDLKKIGRQILDKQNPLCVSDKLEYRV from the coding sequence ATGGTTCCATTGCTTTGTGTCAATGGTTGTGGTTTCTACGGTTCTTCTTCAAACAACAATCTCTGCTCAAAGTGTTACAATGATTATCTCAAAGAAAACATTGAAAAGTCAAATGATGAAAGCTTTGTTTTTGAATCAACATCTTCTTGTTCTTCAATGACCCCTAATACTGATAGTATCTGTGAGGCTATGGCAGCTACTTCTCTTACCGACAATCAAAACATAAAGACAGAGAAAAATAGGTGCAAGAGTTGCAACAAAAAAGTGGGACTATTAGGATTTAATTGTCGTTGTGGAAATGTATTTTGTAAAATGCATAGATATCCTGAAGAACATGCATGCAAGGTGGATTTAAAGAAGATTGGTCGTCAAATATTAGATAAACAAAATCCTTTATGTGTGAGTGATAAATTAGAATACCGAGTTTAG